Below is a genomic region from Paraburkholderia sp. BL23I1N1.
AAGGCGGCCTGGTGCCAAGCTCATCCAGCATCCTGATCTGGACGCAGAACCTCGAACGATATAGCCTGGCCGATTTCCATGCGTTCTTTGTCGCTTGCCGTGACGGCAATGAAACGATGGGGTCCAACGGCCGCTTTCTCTCGTGGATCTCGCGCCACGGATCGATCGCTTCACGTGGTATTCAGCAAGGAGCGAGTCTGGCCGTCGTATGCAGGAACCCGTTGCAATCGACCGTGCCCATCTTTTTCTTTGACGACGGCGGCGTTGGTGCAAGCGCCAGCAGCAGCGTGACGCCGACCGACCTGGTCCTTGCGCAGATCGAGCGCGACCTGAATTCGGACACTGCGCGAAAGATCGCCCGTGAACTGCAAACGAATTACGTCGAGCAGAACAAGTCGGAATTGGATGACGCGAGCATCGTCACGACGACCGACAAAATCCGCGAGTCGGCACGCTGGATCAGGGAGAACTACAGCAAGGCCATCTCGGTGGCGCAGGCCGCCGAATCCGCCGCGATGAGCAAACGCAATTTTCAGCGGCGCTTCAAATGCGAGTTTGGCATCACTCCGCTCGAGTATCTGCTGCGCACGCGCTTTGAAGTTGTTCGCACGATGCTCAGAAATACCGATCTGCCTGTCGACAAAATCGCGAGACGGTGCGGAATGGGCGACGGCAATCGACTCGGCCGGCTGTTCAAGGAGCGCTACGGCGTGTCGCCCACGCAATACCGTGCGCAGCAGCACATCGAGTCCGAGGAGCGATGGCTGACACCCGAAGAAGCGTGGAATAGCGCGACGGAGAGTCCGCGATAAGCACCCTGATCCCGACTTCAGCTTCGCGACTCCACCCGCCATGGATCGAAATATGCCCACCTCCAAGTCCGCACCGTTCGAGCAGGAGATCGCTACATCTACGCCAGAAGATCCGTGTCGGCCAACGCAGCAGTCAGTTTCCGTAGTCAGGCGGCTCAAGGAGGCGGCAAAGTGCATGCTGCCGGATTCCGTCTTCGTGAGTCTGCTACATCACAAGTGTATTGGCCGCTATCCGAATCTTCTCCGTCCAGCCACCTTCAACGAAAAGATCCTGCAACGAAGCCTCAGCCCGGATCCCCGCTACATTAGCCTGACCGACAAACTTTCGGTACGCGAATATGTTGCGGCCAAGATAGGAGAGAGGCATCTCATCCCGTTGATATCGGCGCCGGATGTGTTGACGCGTGAGGTATTCGACGCGCTGCCTGATTCCTTCGTCATGAAGGCGAATCACGGCAGCAGCTTCGTCGAGGTGGTCAGAAACAAGTCCGAGACCTCGTTCGAGACATTGCAACTCCTCGCCGCGCAGTGGTTGTCCACCGACTTCTACTACATCGCACGCGAGAAGCACTACCGCACTATCAAGCCGCGCATCTTCTTTGAGCAGCTGCTGCTGGACCAATCGGGTCAGATACCCGCCGATTACAAGTTGCATTGCTTTGGCGGCCGTCCGGGACGTCCCATCATCTACATACTGGTGATATCCAACAGGTTCGGGAGCGCGACGCATGGCGATGTGTACGACGTCGACTGGAATCATCTCGATGTGGCCATCGGCCACTACAAGCGGAGTGCCGCACCGGCCCCGCGCCCGAATAACCTGGAATCCGTGTTGGACACCGCAGTCACCCTTTGCGAAGACTTCGACTATGTCCGCGTGGACTTATATGCGCCAGATAACCAGGTTTTCTTCGGCGAGCTGACCTTCACGCCGGGCGCCGGAGTGCTGCCCTTTACGCCTGACAGCATTGACTACGAGTGGGGAAAACTGCTGAGTTGAGCGGGCATTTTCCAACCTCTGTGCGTGGTTCACCCAATGTCTTTGCGCCCCCCCAAACGCGACCGGAGAAGTACCCATGACGCAAGCACCCACGGAGGCACGCAGCACGATCGACGACAAAGCGGCAGAAGGGTCGCGGCCCCGGGTACTGATGTGTCCCTTCACCAACCCCACGAATCGCTACATACAGATTCAGAAAGATCTCTATGCCTCGATCGGCTATGACGTCGTGCCGCTTTCCATCAAGGGCTTACTGAACGGCGGGTTCTCCCAACTGTTCAAACCCGACAACATTCTCGCTTTTCATTGGCTTGAGTACCGGCCATTCAAGCGCGACAAAGGCACTGCCCGGTTGAGCTTGACGGGATCCCTGCTCTTCGCGTTCTACTGTTCGCTCATGTTGATCGGTCGGGCGAAGGTTGTTTATTTCGTACACGATCACGTGGTCCACGATACGATCGGCTTCAACAGACGTCTCTCGATGCGGATCATGGCACTCGTTCGTCGCCTTGCGGACTTCCGCGTGGTTCACGCGCCGGATTTCCAGGCGCAGTACAACGCGCACTATCTGCCGCATCCACTCTATTGGGATGCGCCTGGACAGGCACCCACCACGCCTAAAAAAGATAGCGCGACGCCACTGTATTCGCTGCTCGGCGTGATTCGCCTGTACAAGCAGATCGACGCTTTGCTCAATGTCTGGCCGAACGAGTGCAAGCTGCATATCGCCGGGCACGGCACGGAAGCCTACCTCGCGACGCTAAATGAAATCATCGACAAGCGATCGCTCCGGAACGTTGTGCACCTCGACGCCAAGTTCCTATCCGATGCGGAGTTTGCACAAAGCATTATCGATAGCGACGTGCTGATCCTGCCGCACGCAGCCGATTCAATGCTGGTGAGTGGCGCGTTTTTCGAGGCCATCGGACGCGTGCCGTTGCTGATCGCGCGCGCCACACCATTCATGGTCTGGGCCGCCAGAAAGTTCGACAACGTCATGTTGTTCGACGACATCTCCGAGCTTCCCAAGATCGTTCATTCGATTAACGAATCGTGGCCGACGATTGCTCGTCAGGAGAGCAATCTGGCTATCGATGAATTCGGCTGGAATGCCTGTCGTCGGCGCTACGAGCAGTTCTTTGAAGCCGTTGGGGGCCACCGGAACGCGGTGCAAAAGCCCGTTGTTTAGCGAAGGCGAGGCGGTCTTCGTTCGGTGACCGTTGTTGCCGCAAGGCATTGAAGTTTCCCATTTTAGATTCGGCAAACCCGCCCGCAGGAGAAAGACCCGAATGCTCACGTCACAACTGGTTCCGGGACGGCTCAAGACCCTTCTATACAGGTATGTTACCGAGCGTCCTCAGGAAGAAAGACTGTTCCAAACACTTCGCCCAAAGTTCGTTTCGATGAAGATCCCGGGTGAATACCGCCCCTGCAATCCATCATTGTGTTTTGACGGGAACGGCTATGCCGTGGTTGTTAGATCCGTTAACTATGAATTAATGGAGAGCGGCGGCGTCAGGTTGCATGGTGAAAGCTACGACACCATCAACTACATCGGCAACTTGTCCACGAACCTGAGTGTTCTGAACATGAATGCTCTGGAAGACACGGCTTTCAGGCGCGCATCCGGCAAGTCAGGCGACGGATTTGAAGATTTGCGAACGTTCTTCTGGAGAGAAGATTTGTGGTGCCTGAGTAGCGCGCGCAGCAACTCGGACGACACGAACACGATGGCGCTGCAGAAAGTAGCCGAAAACCGTATTGTAGAAAGTTACCTTATAGAATCGCCGGTTGGTTCGAGTCGTGAGAAGAACTGGATGCCTTTCGTTTCCGATGGGAAGCTCATGGCAATACACACCATGAATCCGTTGACGATTCTCGAGATCAACGAGCGCGGTGCAACCGTGTCGCTCCGGAAGCCATTGAAGGTACCGAAAGATCTACTCGGCTCATCTCAGCTAGTCAAATGGAAGGAGGGTTGGCTGTGCGTCGTACACGAGCGCAGTCGAGGGAAAAAGCATCTTTATAAGCACCGGTTTGTCTATTTTGATCGGAGCTGGGATGTTGTCCTTTCTGAGCCGTTCTACTGGAAAGAATATGGCGTGGAATTCTGCTGCGGGTTGGCGGTTCACGATGGAACCGTAGCGGTCGGGTTCGGCGTCAATGATTCGGAGGCGATCATCGCTCAGTTCAATGCGATCGATATCGATCGACTACTGGAAACGGGTAGAAGTCCTGAGTTGCAGAAAGAACGAAGGTATCTGGTCTCCCCTTAGCCATCCAGGATGGAAGACCAGATCCACGGCACCATTAGATGCTTGCCGGCTTAGTTGTCCGGATTTCCCGAAGTGAAGCTCGTGAATGCACTGTACGACGGGTTGATGGCCGAGCCGTTCATCATAATGCCGAACGTATTGTTTCCGCTATCGAGCACGTAGTACATCACAGACTGGATGTTGTGCGTCTTTCGCGCTTGATAGAACTCGCCCAGTTGCGTGGTGATGTAATTTGCCCGATAAGCCTCGGTTTGTTCCGGTCCTGTGTTCCACTCGGAGATGATGAAAGGCACACCGTATCGGGCCTTGCAATACGTCGGCAGATCGAAGCCCGGACCCGAACCGTCGGTGCCGATGTTGAAGATATCGCCGTAGACTTCGTAATTGTGCCAGGTCGTGATGTCCCAGCGCACCGTTGAATAGCCGCTGCTTCCGTCTGGTTGCGTACCCTCCCACAACGCGTCGGCCGCGCCAACATCGTTCACGCAGAAGTTGATGCCGCATTTCGCGGAAGACTGAACCGATTTCACCCCGTCGATCATGCCGCGCATCACGCCACGCAAGACCGGCCAGTTCGCATTGTTGAAATCGAGAGCCTTCGTCCCTGCGTTGGTGGAATCCAGAATGATGGCGCCGTCGCGTGTCAGCTCATTGCCGCACTCATACATGGTTACGCCATACGACATCAGCGCACGCGCAACCGCTGAGCCTGCTGAGTATCCCGCGCTGTAGGCGGTCGACTCACCGCTGAAGAGTTTGCCGCTGCTGTCGTAGAGACCCTGGTTAATCAATACAAGCAGCTGAATCCCAGCCGATTGGAAAGTTTGCGCCAGTTTGGCTACCGCATTGATCTGGGTCGGATCGGACGTGCAGCCGACGCGATAACTGGTGCAGCCCATCGCCTTCAGAATCGAGACCAGTTGCGTCGGCGAGTAGGTGTAGTCGTAGTGCCCGTTGACACCATAGAAGCTACCCGCGGTCGGAGCGCCGGAGATACGCGGATCTGTGCACGCCAACCATTGAGCGGCCACTTCCGCGTTCGCGTAAAAATGACCACTCGAGTTGCAATGATAGACCTTGCCGCCGTACCAGAGTACGAGCGAGACGTTGAAATTGGTGCCTACGACCGTGCCGTTTTTGTAAATGACGCCGTTAACAAGGGTCCATTTCGCGCCCGACTTATCGAGAATGTACGGTGCGGAAGGCAGAGTAGTACCGTCCGCAGAAACGCTGCCCAGACGCGGATCGATGGCGCTCACCCATGCCGAGCCGGTCCATTGGTAGAAGTTGCCGCTTGTGTTTTCGTGGTAGATGCTTCCGTTGTACCAGAGCGCGAGCGACACATTGTAGTTATTTCCGGCTACCGCACCGTTTTTATAGACCACCCCGCCCGACAGCGTCCATACGGCGCCCGCGCTATCGGTAATCGAGGCGGCAGGCGGCATTGACGTGCCGCTCGCGGATGCGGCACTGGCATGGGCCGTTGCTTTGCTGGCAGCAGATACCGCGGTGCCGCTGCTACCGTCTTGCGAGCCTCCACCGCAGGCGCTCAAAAGATAACTTCCACTGAGGGCTGCTAGCCCACCAATAAATTGACGTCGTTTTACCATGGCTAATTATTTTCCACTGTCGATAAAAAATACAAATATTGGTTCTTAAAGTTTTCAAATGAGTAAATACTTACAGGTAGCTCGCTTTACTTCGTCATCCTAATTACGTAGGAAAGATTTTCTTACGTATCCAGGTTGCAGCTCAAAGCCTGATTAAACGGTCCGAGGTGGAGCTCGATTAGATGCGGCAATCAGCGAACGAGCGTCACCGATCGCCACGCGAGTCGATGTGCGCGTCCGGCTGCTTTTGAAAACGATGGAAGACTACGTAACTACGATACCCACTGCTGCTCAAAATTCTGTCACCACGCGATGCGCAAACGTTTCACCTGACGAATAGCCTTCCTGCTGCCACTCGCAATTTCTTCCGCGCAGTCGTCGTGACCAGGGTAAATCGTACCCGCAATACCTGCTCGATCCCACAAGGAATAGTGCTTTTCGGACAAATAGTAAGAATCTTTCTAATAATTTGTCACATCGCAAACATCTCTGCTTTCTCATGATGATCAGAGGATTGGATGATCGGATCTTTCTGACTTTGACCCCAAGAAAGGCCGCGTGCTTTGCGCAGCGTATTGGAGGGTGGCATCAGGTCAACGGGCGATGCATCGTTCAGGGCCGCGCTTTCGCTTACGCTTCGATAACAACCATGGTCAGAAGCGCGTTAATTTTTTCCAGTTGTGAGTGCCCGCGGTTGCGAGATTCGAGCGATTTTTCCGGTTTCCTGAGAGGCGCCAACGCGATGTCACTTCCCGGTGATTCTCGATGACATCGACAATTCATTCGTCGCGGTGAAAGAGATATTCCAAGAGATATTCAATGCGACTTTGAATAGGCAGCGGATAAATACAGAAATGGAAATCGACTGCCTCAATCGGTTACGGTCGCGAGAAGCTCACCGGCGTGTTGCCTTCGCATGAGATGCGTTCCGCGGTGGAACCAAACGCCAGGTCAGCACCACCACCAGACCGAAAGCGACGTACAGGAGCGTGAATACCCACACGGGGAAATCGTAGTAGAGCAAACGACTCACCCAACGCTGGATAAACCCTTGCGCGAATCCGTTCGTTTCCAGCGAACCCGTGCGCAGCCAGTCCTCCAGCGTCGTCAACGGACACGCGATACCCAGCAGCGAGAGCGCCGACACGATAACAATCAGGAACAGGTGTGTGAGTCGGAAACCCCTATGGCGTATCCACTTCCAGCCGAGAGCGGCACCCACCCAGATCGCGAGGAGTCCGTACACAATGAAAACCGCAAGCAGCGCGTGCACGACAAGCACCGTATTGGCTAGCCAGATCATGATCGGCTTTTTTGTGACCTGCTTCGCTGCGGGTCCGATTGAATCAAACAGGTTTGAACGCGTCAGCCGATCAATCCGGAAGCGCGACTTCAGCGCCTATGGCGCATCACTTCCCAGCACTCGAGATGATCCATCCGCCTGAGTTTCCGCCGCCGCGTCATTTCGCGCCAATAATGAACGGCGACCAGCAGCACGGCAACACTTAGCCCACATAGACCCAAAACGATTCCTGTCCACGATTCGGCCATGGAATACTCCTTGACTGTAAAACCGATCAAGCGATACGTGTCATTCGTCGTTCAGGATACGAGCGGCAGCCTTCAGAAACATCTGTCCGTCATGGGTAATGAGAGGGCGTTGCTGCCCGGAGGGGAGGTTTTCCAGCGTAACGAGCTGGCGATCCAGAAGCGCTTCCAGATCGGCACCGTCCAGACTCAGCAGATCCGGCGCATCCTTGAGCAGCATGAGGGTCGCGAATTCATGTGGACTGAGCATCTCCGTCTCCTGGCTGAGCCTGGTGCTTCGCTGGGAATCCGATCCGTTGACCGCGCTTCGCGAGCAGGATCAATTCGGGGATGGCTGCCGCGAGCTGTCACCTCATTTTCAGGTGGCATATCGCGCGCCAAGGCGCCCATCTTAATGCTGAGGTATCCAATAGATCAATATGTGGGAAAAGCTTTTTTCGATATTTTTACGGCACCACCATGAAGCCGTCGCAGTGCAGCATGAACCGTCGGCCAGTGATTGCGTATCGCGTCGCGCGACGTGTTCGTCAGCGCACATACTTGATGCGTACCAGTCTGATCCTGATGAATATCCTGGCAGCGCTTCCATTAGCCGGCCTGCATACTCGAACCGAAGCCCGGGTGCCGGGCGCCACGATCGAAACCTGAAGGAGACAACCGTTGACCACCTTCCTCCTACGTAACGGCGCGCTTCTCGATCCCACCCGTCCTGATCTGCTAGAAGGCTTCGAAGTCCTCATCGAGGACGGCTTCGTCCGCGAGGTTTCCGATAAGCCGATAAAAAGCGGCATCGCGAACGTCATCGACGTCAAAGGCAAAACGATCATGCCGGGTCTGATCGATCTGCACGTGCATGTCGTTGCGGTCGAGTTCAACCTGCCGCGCGTCGCGACGCTACCCAACGTGCTGGTTACGCTGCGCGCCGTGCCGATCATGCGCGCAATGCTGCGCCGCGGTTTCACCACCGTGCGAGATGCAGGAGGTGCCGGTCATCCATTCAAGCAGGCGGTCGAGTCGGGGCTCGTCGAGGGGCCGCGTCTTTTCGTCTCCGGCCGCGCGTTGAGTCAGACAGGTGGTCATGCCGATTCGCGCGCCCGCACCGACTACATGCCGCCCGATTCACCCTGCGGATGCTGCGTGCGCGTGGGCGCGCTGGGCCGCGTGGCGGACGGCGTCGATGAAGTGCGCCGGGCCGTACGCGAGGAACTGCAGATGGGCGCCGACCAGATCAAGATCATGGCTTCGGGCGGCGTTGCTTCACCAACCGATCCGGTCGGCGCATTCGGCTACTCCGAAGATGAGATCCGCGCGATCGTAGCCGAAGCTCAGGGGCGCGACACCTATGTGCTGGCGCATGCCTATACACCTGCGACGATCGCGCGCGCGGTGCGCTGCGGCGTGCGCACGATCGAACATGGCAATCTGATCGACGATGAGACCGCCCGCCTCGTTGCGGAGCACGGCGCGTATGTCGTGCCAACCCTTGTCACCTACGACGCCCTTGCAAGCGAAGGCGAAAAGTATGGATTGCCGCCTGAAAGCATTGCCAAAGTCGCGGACGTGCATGGCGCCGGTATGCACTCGATCGAAATCATGAAGCGCGCCGGGGTCAAGATGGGCTTCGGCACAGATTTGCTCGGCGAGGCGCAGCGTCTGCAGAGCGACGAATTCCGGCTTCTGGCTGAAGTCATGTCCCCCGCCGAAGTGATCGCGAGCGCGACCCTCGTCGGTGCGGAAGTGTTAGGTAGGCAGGACAAGCTCGGCAGAATCATGCCGGGTGCCCACGCCGACGTACTGGTGGTCGATGGCAATCCGCTGAAGTCCGTCGACTGCCTGTTAGGTCAGGGCGAGCATATTCCGCTCGTGATGAAGGACGGCCGGATCTTCTTCAACGAGCTCTAAAGCTGTTGGCCGCATGACGCTGCATCTTTGGCGCCTCACAGTCCCTACTGGAGCTTGCCCATGTCGATGATCGCCGCTCGCATCGAGCGCTTGCCGTTTTCGGGTTTTCACCGCCGCCTGCTGCTGATGGGCGGCCTCGGCTACACCTTCGATGCGATGGACGCCGCCGTGCTCGCGTTCCTGCTGCCGGTGCTACGCACGCAATGGGGGCTGACGAGTGTTCAGACGGGCGTGCTGGGAAGCGGCACGTTCATGGGCTATTTCTTCGGCGCCATGCTCGCGGGGATGCTCGGCGACATTATCGGCCGACGCAAGGTCATGATGTACGCGCTTGTGATTTACTGTGTAGCGTCTCTTGCCAGCGCGCTGGCGAACGATTGGGGATTTTTTCTTGCGACGCGTATTGTCGCCGGCTTGGGGACGGGAGCGGAAAGCGCCATCGTCGCGCCGTTTCTCTCGGAGTTCGTGGCGCGGCGGTATCGCGGGAGTTTCACTGGCAGCCTTGCGGGGTTCTTCTCCTTTGGCTTTGTGGCGGCCGCACTGCTCGGCTATCTCGTGATCCCGCTCGCGCCCAATGCGTGGCGCGCGGTCATGGTCATCACTGCACTGCCCATTCTGATGCTGCTCTGGTGGCGCCGCGCATTGCCCGAGTCGCCGCGCTGGCTCGAGGCACGCGAGCGGATTGAGGAGGCCGATGCAATCGTGTCGCGGATGGAGGCGGATGTAATCCAGACGGGCATGCAGTTGGAGCCGCTACCTCCCGTGCGCGAAGGCACCGTTCCACTCGCAGCCGGCCGCGCCTCAATCGTCGCGAACGTCAAGGCGTTGTGGGCGGCGAAGCTCGCGCGCATCACGGCAATGACATGGCTCATGTGGCTATCCATCACGTTCAGCTACTACGCTTTTTTCACGTGGATTCCCGGCCTGCTGGTTCAGAACGGCATGACGATCACGCGGAGCTTTTCGTATTCGCTCGTGATTTACATTGCCCAAATCCCGGGATATTTTTCAGGCGCGTGGCTCAATGAAAAGATCGGCCGGCAGGCAACGATCGCGACATACATGATATTGGGCGGCGTATCGGCGCTTGGGCTTGCATTGACGCGCACGGATGCGGGCATCATGGTGTCGGGCATCCTGCTTTCGTTCTTCATGAACGGCACCTATGCCGGCGTTTATGCCTATACCCCGGAGGTTTTCCCCACCGACGTGCGCGCAACGGGCACGGGGCTGGCTTCGTCAATTGGCCGCCTGGGCGCGATTGCCGCGCCTATTCTCGTCGGGTACGTCTATCCGCTGCTGGGCTTTGCAGGCGTGTTCGGTGCTACGACGCTTGTGCTGCTGACCGGCGCGATGGCCGTGGTACTCATGGGGGTGCCGACTCGCGGCAGATCACTCGAGGATATTGCAGCAGGGCAAATCGAATCGTAAGAAACGCAGGCTGCGGACCCCGTCCGGCTATCGCCATCCTGTGACGCCACTGTGTCACATGGCTCGAACCTGTCACGCAACCACGCGGTTTTGGCGAATGGGTATTCTTATGACATTATTTGCCGGCGCATACGTTTTGCGCGTTAATGAGCGAACCGCGTCACGTAGCGATGCATTCAACACGCAGCATGCGCTTCGCGGCAGACACACCTTCGAACGCCAAACCGTTATCGAGTCATTCTCTCTGAGGCAAAGTCATGAAGTTGACAATCGTCGCACCACTTTTGATCATTTCGCTACTCGGTACGTCCACTGCCGTCTTTGCGCAGAAACACGACGACAATCACGGCGGCGGTCAGCCTCCGCACGAAAAACAGAATCCGGGTCACGGTGGCCCGCAGCATGGGTATGGTCACGGGCAGGGGCCGCATGATGCGTCTTTGGGCGGTCCTGGCGGTCCCGTTCCGCACAACGACTGGCACAAGGGCGAGCGGCTTCCGTCGGAATACCGCGATCGTAATTACGTTGTCGACAACTGGCACGAACACGGCCTGCAACCACCGCCGCGCGGGTATCAGTGGGTCGGGGTGAACGGGGACTATGTACTCGCCGCCGTCGCCACTGGTGTCATTGCCAACGTTCTGCTTTCCGGGCACTAACCAGGCAAACGGGAATCGATAGCTTTCCGAACTGAAAACAAGCTTTCATTCTGCAGATGATGAATGCGGTGGCCCGGCGCTACGGGCCACCATCCTGCGCTGTATTGTGTATTAGCGCTCAAGCAGCGCTCATGCAGCGATCAAGCGACACCTTCGTCGTGAAGCGGCACGACGGCGATAACACCACAGCCTTGGTCGAGCGCACGCCCGGGTCATGCCCAATGTCGCGTGCTATGCTTAAATCGGCAACGTCTCTCAACGAAACAAGCCGGTATCCGTGTCGACGCCAAGCTAAGCTTCATCCAGAATGCTGCACCGATCGGCACAGAAACGAGCCCGACGCGACCGCGATCGCTGACCATGGACTACCGTCATCTGCAACAGCGCAAGAGCCTGCACGGCCGCATTGTGCAGGAGCTCGGCATGGATATCGTCGGCGGCAAGGTCCAGCCGGGCCAGCGGTTGCCTGCTGAGGCGGTCCTGTGCGAGCGCTACGGCGTGAGCCGCCCTGTGCTGCGTGAGGCCACCCGGGTGCTCGTGGCAAAAGGGCTGGTCGTGTCGAAACCGCGTGTCGGCAGTGTTGTGAAGCCTCGCGGGGAATGGCACATGCTCGACCCCGACGTCCTGTTCTGGACGATCAACAGTGTTCCGGAAGGCGAGTTCTTCAGTTCGCTCCTGACCGTGCGCCGCGTTATCGAACCCGCGGCGGCCGCACTCGCCGCCACCGCGGCCACAAGCGACGATGTTGCGCGCATTGCATCGGCTTACGACCAGATGGAACGTGCGCAAACCGCAAGCGCGCTACTGGATCCCGACCTCGAGTTTCACCGCGCGATCATGGCGGCCACTCATAACGATCTACTGGCCTATATTGGCAACATGCTCTCGCTTGCCCTGTCGGAATCGATCAAGCTGACGAGTCGCCATCCTGACACGCATGCGCTTTCGTTGCCGCGGCACAAGGCGATTCTCACTGCGATCCAGAGCCGTGACCCGCTGGGCGCGCGGCACGCAAGTCTCGTCCAGCTCGACAATGCGCGCGCGGACGCCGAAAGCGTTCTGGAAGCCGGCAGCCAATTTCAGACACACCCCTAATCCGGGCGTGGCGGATTAGCCGAACCATTGGGCAGCGCATAGCGGGCGCTTACCGCTTTTCACGCCTCTCGTCTTCCAGGCATTGATTCGATAGTCATACTATTCAAGCGGCACATTGTGCAGATCATTTCTTCAGCGGATGACTCATGCCCAATGAGCCAGGTCTATCCCGTCATCGTGTCGCGCCGCACGGTTGGATACGCATAGGGAAAGCTGCGCCGCACCGCAAAAAATTAATTAGTCGGACTAGTTAAGGGTATACATCGATTAGTAGGCAAAAGGGCGTGATATAGCATTTTCTGGAGGGTAGTCATGCGCACGCGCATGCAAGTGGGTTTCATGAAGGAAGTGATGCCCGGCTCCGGTGCTGTTCTTGCCGGGGCTTTTCCTGCTTGCGCCGTTATGGACAGTGAAGTGTTCAACAACAGAGAGACGGGAGATTGACATGGCGCAAGCGAAGGAAGACAAGGACGACGTGCAGGTCGCGCGTCGGGGATTGCTGCAGGGCGCGGGCCTGTCCGCAGCACTGGCGCTAATGGGTGGCATGATCACGCCGGCCCAGGCGGCAGAAGCCGGTTCGTTTCCGGCGCACAAGCGGTGGAAGATCGTATTCGTCAACCATGTCACCACGAATCCGTTCTTCGTTCCGACGCAATACGGCATTCAGGACGCGACCGCGTTGCTGGGCATGGACTATCAATGGACCGGTTCGGCCAATGCCGACATTAGCGAAATGGTGAACGCGGTCAACGCGGCGATTGCCGGGAAAGCCGACGCAATCGCCGTACCGATCGTTGACCCCAAGGCGTTCGACAAACCCATTCAGGCCGCGCTCGACGCCGGCATTCCCGTGTTCGCCTATAACGCCGACGCGCCCTCGGGGTCGACGAATCCGCGCCTTGCCTATATCGGCCAGGATCTTTATCTGTCCGGCTACCAGATGGGCGAGCGAATCGCCAACCTCATCGATAGCGGTCTCGTTGCACTCTTTATCGCGACACCCGGTCAGCTCAACATTCAGCCGCGGCTTGACGGTGCAGCGGCTGCAATCAAGAAATCGGGCAAGAAGATCGACGTGCAGACGATC
It encodes:
- a CDS encoding FadR/GntR family transcriptional regulator, translating into MDYRHLQQRKSLHGRIVQELGMDIVGGKVQPGQRLPAEAVLCERYGVSRPVLREATRVLVAKGLVVSKPRVGSVVKPRGEWHMLDPDVLFWTINSVPEGEFFSSLLTVRRVIEPAAAALAATAATSDDVARIASAYDQMERAQTASALLDPDLEFHRAIMAATHNDLLAYIGNMLSLALSESIKLTSRHPDTHALSLPRHKAILTAIQSRDPLGARHASLVQLDNARADAESVLEAGSQFQTHP
- a CDS encoding sugar ABC transporter substrate-binding protein, with amino-acid sequence MAQAKEDKDDVQVARRGLLQGAGLSAALALMGGMITPAQAAEAGSFPAHKRWKIVFVNHVTTNPFFVPTQYGIQDATALLGMDYQWTGSANADISEMVNAVNAAIAGKADAIAVPIVDPKAFDKPIQAALDAGIPVFAYNADAPSGSTNPRLAYIGQDLYLSGYQMGERIANLIDSGLVALFIATPGQLNIQPRLDGAAAAIKKSGKKIDVQTIATGATVNEELSKIKSFYLGHQDLKGMFAVDAGSTQGVAEVMKESNLPSKGVHGGGFDLLPRTVDLIHEGFLDFTIDQQPYVQGFYTVIEAFIFLASGGLVGPANINTGLKFVTKGTVDPYLNTSTRYEGKSTKAQIVPRTGAIKG